In Psychrobacter sp. JCM 18902, a single window of DNA contains:
- a CDS encoding ribosome-binding factor A, with product MNQRLQRLADQIQRELAVLIRDAVNDPRLTGFVTISSVKVSPDLGYADVYVTIMEPELNDSMNKTNHEESIKVLNKAAGFLRTELSHSLKTRTTPRLRFHYDEVTARGNYMMDLISKAVIKTEENESDEQENEE from the coding sequence ATGAACCAACGTCTACAACGCTTAGCCGACCAAATTCAACGTGAGCTTGCTGTTCTCATTCGTGATGCAGTCAATGACCCTCGTTTGACTGGTTTTGTCACTATTTCCAGCGTCAAGGTTAGTCCTGACTTAGGATATGCTGATGTCTATGTCACCATCATGGAGCCTGAGCTTAACGATTCCATGAATAAGACCAATCATGAAGAGAGTATCAAAGTACTTAATAAAGCGGCGGGTTTTTTGCGCACCGAATTAAGCCACAGCCTAAAAACACGTACCACACCACGCTTGCGTTTTCATTATGACGAAGTGACTGCTCGTGGTAATTACATGATGGATTTAATCAGTAAAGCAGTTATTAAGACTGAAGAAAATGAGTCTGACGAGCAAGAAAACGAAGAGTAG
- the truB gene encoding tRNA pseudouridine(55) synthase TruB, producing MSIASTQADKKFSNHPDKTKVSGVILVDKPKGMTSQQVVSKVKYLFKSPNHDSKKAGHTGTLDPMATGLLPICMGEATKFSHYQLDADKSYQATILLGGQTDTGDADGQITAKAPIPKFDDVLLDKVAQQFLGAQQQIPPMYSALKKDGKKLYEYARAGIEVERAPRDIVIKAIDLKALDHKQIQLTVTCTKGTYVRVLGEDIAKAMGTLGHLTALRRTQVGDFKINDAITLPDLEALVFDNRQEQLMPVDACINIEAEMVLTVEQCERIHMGQRLNVFEQLTDSLRDYISTSISHQSSVSENNDIQLDSDMVSSDDDQQPLIHEIPVDIRLINQQGQFLGLGAVSLNGRLQPKKLIQR from the coding sequence ATGTCTATCGCATCTACGCAAGCGGATAAAAAGTTTAGTAATCACCCTGACAAGACTAAAGTCTCGGGTGTTATTTTAGTTGATAAACCCAAAGGCATGACTTCACAGCAAGTGGTTTCAAAGGTGAAGTATCTTTTTAAGTCGCCAAATCATGACAGTAAAAAAGCGGGGCATACAGGGACACTTGATCCAATGGCAACCGGTCTATTGCCGATCTGTATGGGTGAAGCGACGAAATTTAGTCATTATCAGCTAGATGCAGATAAATCTTATCAAGCAACTATTCTACTTGGTGGTCAAACTGATACGGGTGATGCCGATGGACAAATAACTGCTAAGGCACCCATTCCAAAATTTGATGATGTACTTTTAGACAAAGTCGCCCAGCAGTTTTTAGGTGCTCAGCAGCAGATACCACCGATGTATTCTGCACTAAAAAAAGATGGCAAAAAACTCTATGAGTATGCTCGTGCTGGTATTGAAGTAGAACGAGCGCCTAGAGATATTGTAATCAAGGCCATTGATCTAAAAGCACTTGATCATAAGCAAATTCAATTGACAGTGACCTGTACTAAAGGGACTTATGTGCGTGTACTTGGTGAAGACATCGCCAAAGCGATGGGTACATTAGGGCATTTGACTGCATTACGCCGTACGCAGGTTGGTGATTTTAAAATCAATGATGCGATTACTTTGCCAGACTTAGAAGCATTAGTGTTCGATAACAGGCAAGAGCAATTGATGCCGGTAGATGCTTGCATTAATATTGAAGCTGAGATGGTATTGACGGTTGAGCAGTGTGAGCGTATACACATGGGTCAACGTTTGAATGTATTTGAGCAACTGACAGACAGTCTGCGCGACTATATTTCAACTAGTATCAGTCATCAGTCGTCTGTGTCAGAAAACAACGATATTCAACTAGATAGTGATATGGTTAGTAGTGACGATGACCAACAACCCTTGATCCATGAGATTCCAGTTGATATTCGTTTGATAAATCAGCAAGGTCAGTTTCTTGGATTGGGTGCCGTAAGTCTCAACGGTAGATTGCAGCCTAAAAAATTAATCCAGCGTTAA
- the infB gene encoding translation initiation factor IF-2, which yields MADKTVKELADMVGKTASAVQQQLVDAGLPARAEGDLVTELEQEKLVTYLKQSHGQQEKRRISLKSKTTSTARVTGSSGKSKSVNVEVRKKKVFEKPDPEKMAEELAAREQAMIESQERAAKDAEERAATKKKSEERQAATLAAMRASLGSSKKSDDKNDDISTSVVVKKGGKTTVEVKPKDQPKKKVAATKPKVETAVERKAREMREKEEARLREIETETRRAQAEEAQKRTLEQMRKMAGKYTDQPASEVRKDEPLAEGLVGDALEESFEKERREIKRGTSSTSARGRGRRKNQDEREIKNRKNGLRSTQASQHKFEKPVEKIVYDVEISEQITVADLAQRMAVKAREVTKLLMKMGEMARESDTIDQATASLLVEEMGHNPVLVSDTKVEDDLQDAVDERSSNVQTRPPVVTIMGHVDHGKTSLLDKIRETKVATGEAGGITQHIGAYHVKTDRGVITFLDTPGHAAFSAMRSRGAQATDIVVLVVAADDGMMPQTAEAIDHARAAGTPIIVAINKMDKPSADPDRVLNELTAKEVVSEEWGGDTPMARISAKTGDGIDELLELISLQAELMELEAPLDGAAQGVVIESRLEKGRGPVVSVLVKKGTLKQGDLVLAGEHYGKVRAMTDEHGKRIQSAGPSIPVEILGLPETPAAGSEFLVLTDEKKAREVAEFRSNRERERQLERQNAMRLESMFDQMEQGDVSFLNIVLKTDVRGSLEALLSALNELSTDEVKVRVISSGVGPISESDVTLAESSEAVLLGFNVRADATARRKADAANMDIRYYSVIYGLIDDVKAAMSGMLAPEHREKILGVADVREVFRSSKFGAAAGCMVVEGTIYRNKPIRVLRDDQVIFTGQLQSLRRYKEDVNEVRTGMECGMAVRGYDVEAGDKIEVFEIQEFARTI from the coding sequence ATGGCAGATAAGACCGTCAAAGAACTGGCAGATATGGTAGGCAAAACCGCAAGTGCTGTACAACAGCAATTGGTAGATGCTGGACTGCCTGCTCGTGCAGAGGGTGACCTAGTCACTGAGCTTGAGCAAGAGAAGTTGGTGACGTATTTAAAGCAAAGTCATGGTCAGCAAGAAAAGCGTCGTATTAGTCTTAAATCTAAGACAACTAGCACTGCGCGCGTGACCGGCTCTTCAGGTAAATCTAAGAGCGTCAATGTGGAAGTGCGTAAAAAGAAAGTATTTGAAAAGCCTGATCCAGAAAAAATGGCTGAAGAGTTGGCTGCGCGTGAGCAAGCGATGATTGAGTCGCAAGAACGTGCTGCTAAAGATGCTGAAGAGCGTGCTGCTACCAAGAAGAAATCTGAAGAACGTCAAGCTGCAACCTTGGCTGCAATGCGTGCAAGCTTAGGCTCTAGCAAAAAGTCAGATGATAAAAACGACGATATCTCAACCTCAGTGGTCGTGAAAAAAGGTGGCAAAACCACTGTCGAAGTAAAACCTAAAGACCAACCGAAGAAAAAAGTTGCAGCGACGAAACCGAAAGTTGAAACGGCAGTTGAGCGTAAAGCGCGCGAAATGCGTGAGAAAGAAGAAGCTCGTTTACGTGAAATCGAAACAGAAACACGCCGCGCTCAAGCTGAAGAAGCACAGAAACGTACGCTTGAACAAATGCGTAAAATGGCTGGAAAATATACAGATCAGCCTGCTTCTGAAGTTCGTAAAGATGAGCCACTAGCAGAAGGTTTGGTTGGTGATGCCTTAGAAGAATCATTTGAAAAAGAACGTCGTGAAATTAAGCGTGGCACCAGTAGTACTAGTGCTCGTGGCCGTGGTCGTCGTAAGAATCAAGATGAGCGTGAAATCAAAAACCGTAAAAACGGTTTGCGTTCAACGCAAGCATCACAGCATAAGTTCGAAAAACCTGTTGAAAAAATTGTTTACGATGTTGAGATTAGTGAACAAATTACAGTCGCAGATCTTGCTCAACGTATGGCAGTTAAAGCGCGCGAAGTCACCAAATTGCTTATGAAAATGGGTGAGATGGCTCGTGAGTCAGATACGATTGATCAAGCGACAGCAAGTTTGCTCGTTGAAGAGATGGGTCACAATCCAGTACTGGTTAGTGATACTAAGGTTGAAGACGATCTACAAGACGCCGTTGATGAGCGTAGCAGTAACGTTCAAACTCGTCCGCCAGTAGTCACGATCATGGGTCACGTCGATCACGGTAAGACATCATTACTTGATAAAATTCGTGAAACAAAAGTGGCAACTGGTGAAGCAGGTGGTATTACTCAGCATATCGGTGCTTATCATGTTAAAACCGATCGTGGTGTGATTACCTTCCTTGATACTCCAGGTCACGCGGCGTTTAGTGCTATGCGTTCACGCGGTGCACAGGCGACTGATATTGTTGTGTTAGTTGTTGCCGCTGACGATGGTATGATGCCGCAAACAGCAGAAGCTATTGATCATGCCCGTGCTGCTGGTACGCCAATTATCGTTGCAATCAATAAAATGGATAAGCCAAGCGCTGATCCAGATCGCGTCCTTAATGAATTGACTGCTAAAGAAGTCGTTTCAGAAGAGTGGGGCGGCGATACCCCAATGGCTCGCATCTCAGCCAAAACCGGCGATGGTATTGATGAGCTGTTAGAACTTATCAGCCTACAAGCTGAACTAATGGAGCTAGAAGCACCGTTAGATGGCGCTGCTCAAGGTGTGGTTATTGAATCAAGACTTGAAAAAGGGCGCGGTCCGGTTGTTAGTGTCTTAGTTAAAAAAGGCACATTAAAGCAAGGCGACTTGGTCTTGGCAGGCGAGCATTACGGTAAAGTTCGTGCGATGACTGATGAACATGGTAAGCGTATTCAATCAGCAGGTCCTTCTATCCCTGTAGAAATTTTAGGCCTACCTGAAACGCCAGCAGCTGGAAGCGAGTTCTTAGTCTTAACCGACGAGAAAAAAGCTCGCGAAGTGGCAGAGTTTAGAAGCAACCGTGAGCGTGAGCGTCAACTTGAACGTCAGAATGCCATGCGTTTAGAAAGCATGTTTGATCAGATGGAACAAGGTGATGTGTCATTCTTGAATATCGTATTGAAAACGGATGTTCGTGGTTCGCTTGAAGCGTTACTTTCTGCATTGAATGAGCTATCAACTGATGAAGTTAAAGTCAGAGTAATTAGCTCAGGCGTCGGTCCTATCTCTGAATCTGATGTGACACTTGCAGAATCTAGCGAAGCGGTATTGTTAGGTTTCAACGTTCGTGCTGATGCGACCGCACGTCGCAAAGCAGATGCCGCCAACATGGATATCCGTTATTACAGCGTTATCTATGGTTTGATTGATGATGTAAAAGCAGCTATGAGTGGTATGCTTGCGCCAGAACATCGTGAGAAAATCCTTGGTGTTGCAGACGTTCGTGAAGTATTCCGTTCTAGTAAGTTCGGTGCTGCTGCTGGTTGTATGGTGGTTGAAGGTACAATTTATCGCAACAAACCTATCCGCGTATTGCGTGATGACCAAGTTATCTTTACTGGTCAATTGCAATCATTGCGTCGCTATAAAGAAGACGTTAATGAAGTACGTACTGGTATGGAATGTGGTATGGCTGTTCGTGGCTATGATGTCGAAGCTGGCGATAAGATCGAAGTCTTTGAAATCCAAGAGTTTGCACGTACTATCTAA